In Saccharomyces cerevisiae S288C chromosome V, complete sequence, one DNA window encodes the following:
- the UBC8 gene encoding E2 ubiquitin-conjugating protein UBC8 (Ubiquitin-conjugating enzyme that regulates gluconeogenesis; negatively regulates gluconeogenesis by mediating the glucose-induced ubiquitination of fructose-1,6-bisphosphatase (FBPase); cytoplasmic enzyme that catalyzes the ubiquitination of histones in vitro), translating to MSSSKRRIETDVMKLLMSDHQVDLINDSMQEFHVKFLGPKDTPYENGVWRLHVELPDNYPYKSPSIGFVNKIFHPNIDIASGSICLDVINSTWSPLYDLINIVEWMIPGLLKEPNGSDPLNNEAATLQLRDKKLYEEKIKEYIDKYATKEKYQQMFGGDNDSDDSDSGGDLQEEDSDSDEDMDGTGVSSGDDSVDELSEDLSDIDVSDDDDYDEVANQ from the exons ATGAG TAGCTCTAAAAGAAGGATCGAGACAGATGTTATGAAACTGTTGATGAGTGATCATCAAGTGGATTTAATCAATGATAGCATGCAAGAGTTTCATGTAAAGTTCTTGGGACCAAAGGATACACCCTACGAAAATGGGGTTTGGAGGTTACATGTAGAGTTGCCGGATAATTACCCATACAAGTCGCCAAGCATAGGGTTCGTTAACAAGATATTCCATCCTAACATTGATATCGCATCGGGGTCCATATGTTTGGACGTAATTAACTCTACATGGTCGCCTTTATATGATCTGATAAATATAGTGGAGTGGATGATACCAGGTTTATTAAAGGAGCCTAATGGTAGCGATCCCTTGAATAACGAAGCTGCCACATTGCAATTACGAGATAAAAAACTGTATgaggaaaaaatcaaagagtATATAGACAAGTATGCtacaaaggaaaagtaCCAACAAATGTTTGGCGGAGATAATGATAGCGATGACAGTGATAGCGGCGGTGATTTACAAGAAGAGGACAGTGATTCTGATGAAGATATGGATGGCACTGGTGTTTCCAGTGGCGATGATAGCGTAGATGAGTTAAGCGAGGATCTAAGTGACATAGATGTCagtgatgacgatgacTACGACGAAGTCGCAAATCAATAA
- the VAC8 gene encoding protein anchor VAC8 (Vacuole-specific Myo2p receptor; Myo2p-Vac17p-Vac8p transport complex subunit required for vacuolar inheritance; mediates anchoring of phosphatidylinositol 3-kinase complex I (PIK3C3-C1) to autophagosome; required with Atg13p for the vesicle closure step of the cytoplasm-to-vacuole (CVT) pathway, for homotypic vacuole-vacuole fusion and for nucleus-vacuole junction formation with Nvj1p; contains 11 armadillo (ARM) repeats; myristoylated, palmitoylated, and phosphorylated) encodes MGSCCSCLKDSSDEASVSPIADNEREAVTLLLGYLEDKDQLDFYSGGPLKALTTLVYSDNLNLQRSAALAFAEITEKYVRQVSREVLEPILILLQSQDPQIQVAACAALGNLAVNNENKLLIVEMGGLEPLINQMMGDNVEVQCNAVGCITNLATRDDNKHKIATSGALIPLTKLAKSKHIRVQRNATGALLNMTHSEENRKELVNAGAVPVLVSLLSSTDPDVQYYCTTALSNIAVDEANRKKLAQTEPRLVSKLVSLMDSPSSRVKCQATLALRNLASDTSYQLEIVRAGGLPHLVKLIQSDSIPLVLASVACIRNISIHPLNEGLIVDAGFLKPLVRLLDYKDSEEIQCHAVSTLRNLAASSEKNRKEFFESGAVEKCKELALDSPVSVQSEISACFAILALADVSKLDLLEANILDALIPMTFSQNQEVSGNAAAALANLCSRVNNYTKIIEAWDRPNEGIRGFLIRFLKSDYATFEHIALWTILQLLESHNDKVEDLVKNDDDIINGVRKMADVTFERLQRSGIDVKNPGSNNNPSSNDNNSNNNDTGSEHQPVEDASLELYNITQQILQFLH; translated from the coding sequence ATGGGTTCATGTTGTAGTTGCTTGAAAGATTCTTCAGACGAGGCCAGTGTCTCACCAATTGCCGATAATGAAAGAGAAGCGGTGACTTTATTACTAGGGTATTTGGAGGATAAAGACCAATTAGACTTTTACTCTGGTGGTCCACTAAAGGCCCTAACTACTTTGGTGTATTCAGATAATCTAAATTTGCAAAGGAGCGCCGCTCTGGCATTCGCAGAAATTACTGAAAAATACGTCCGTCAGGTCTCTAGAGAGGTACTGGAACCCAtcttaatattattacaaAGCCAAGATCCACAGATTCAAGTGGCCGCTTGTGCAGCCTTGGGTAATTTGGCCgttaataatgaaaataaattattaattGTGGAAATGGGAGGCTTAGAGCCATTAATAAACCAAATGATGGGTGACAATGTAGAAGTTCAATGTAATGCTGTTGGATGCATTACCAATTTAGCCACAAGGGATGACAATAAACATAAGATTGCTACTTCTGGTGCTTTAATTCCATTGACTAAGCTAGCTAAATCCAAACATATAAGAGTTCAGAGAAATGCTACAGGTGcattattaaatatgaCACATTCTGaggaaaatagaaaagaattGGTTAATGCAGGTGCTGTGCCTGTATTGGTATCTTTACTGTCGTCCACCGATCCTGATGTTCAGTACTATTGTACTACTGCTTTATCAAATATAGCAGTGGATGAAGCCAATCGCAAGAAGTTGGCTCAAACTGAGCCAAGATTGGTTTCCAAATTGGTTAGTCTGATGGATTCTCCATCTTCAAGGGTAAAATGTCAAGCTACTTTGGCTTTACGAAACCTAGCGTCCGATACAAGCTACCAATTAGAAATTGTAAGGGCTGGTGGGTTGCCTCATTTGGTAAAGTTGATTCAAAGTGATTCTATACCACTGGTTTTGGCTAGTGTGGCATGCATTAGAAACATTTCTATTCACCCTCTAAATGAAGGTTTAATTGTTGATGCAGGTTTCTTAAAACCATTAGTAAGATTGTTGGACTATAAGGATTCAGAAGAAATTCAATGTCACGCCGTATCTACTTTGAGAAATTTGGCTGCATCATCtgaaaaaaacagaaaagaGTTCTTCGAAAGTGGTGCTGTCGAAAAATGTAAGGAACTGGCTCTAGATTCACCTGTTAGTGTTCAAAGTGAAATTTCCGCATGTTTTGCTATTTTAGCCCTAGCAGATGTCTCCAAATTGGATCTACTGGAAGCAAATATCTTAGATGCTTTAATCCCTATGACTTTTTCCCAGAACCAAGAAGTTTCTGGTAatgctgctgctgctttGGCAAATCTATGTTCAAGAGTGAATAATTATacaaaaattattgaagCATGGGATCGTCCGAATGAAGGCATTCGTGGATTTCTGATtagatttttgaaaagtgaCTATGCTACCTTTGAACACATTGCGCTATGGACAATTTTACAATTGCTAGAAAGTCATAATGATAAAGTGGAAGATTTGGTTAAAAATGATGACGACATCATTAACGGAGTGAGAAAAATGGCAGATGTGACCTTTGAGCGTTTACAAAGATCAGGAATTGATGTTAAAAATCCGGGGAGCAACAACAATCCAAGCTCGAATGATAACAACAGTAATAACAATGACACAGGATCTGAACATCAACCTGTAGAGGATGCAAGTTTGGAATTGTATAATATTACTCAACAGattttacaatttttacattga